A part of Streptomyces sp. NBC_01451 genomic DNA contains:
- a CDS encoding Jag family protein, with product MTEGTTTSAAAEGVDTLSRLEQEGEIAADYLEGLLDIADLDGDIDMDVEADRAAVSIISDAGGRDLQKLVGRDGEVLEALQELTRLAVHRETGDRSRLMLDIAGYRAKKREELSELGAKAAAEVKSSGEPVKMKAMTPFERKVVHDAVKAAGLRSESEGEEPQRFVVVLPA from the coding sequence GTGACGGAAGGCACCACCACCTCCGCCGCAGCCGAGGGTGTCGACACCCTGTCCCGCCTGGAGCAGGAGGGTGAGATCGCGGCGGACTACCTCGAAGGTCTGCTGGACATCGCCGACCTCGACGGAGACATCGACATGGACGTCGAGGCCGATCGCGCCGCTGTCTCGATCATCAGCGACGCGGGCGGCCGTGATCTGCAGAAGCTGGTCGGCCGGGACGGCGAGGTACTGGAGGCCCTCCAGGAGCTCACGCGCCTGGCCGTGCACCGGGAGACCGGGGACCGCAGCCGGCTGATGCTCGACATCGCGGGCTACCGCGCCAAGAAGCGTGAAGAGCTCTCGGAGCTGGGCGCCAAGGCCGCGGCCGAGGTCAAGAGCTCCGGTGAGCCCGTCAAGATGAAGGCGATGACCCCGTTCGAGCGCAAGGTCGTGCACGACGCGGTGAAGGCCGCGGGCCTGCGCAGCGAGTCCGAGGGCGAGGAGCCCCAGCGCTTCGTCGTCGTCCTTCCCGCCTGA
- the yidC gene encoding membrane protein insertase YidC, with amino-acid sequence MDTIASIFSFITTPVSWVIVQFHSVYGAIFGPDTGWAWGLSIVSLVILIRICLIPLFVKQIKATRAMQTLQPEMKKIQERYKNDKQRQSEEMMKLYKETGTNPLSSCLPILAQSPFFFALYHVLNGIASGDKIGVINAELLESARKAHIFGAPLASKFMDSSSKVEALGASITDVRVITAIMIVLMSASQFYTQRQLMLKNVDTTVKTPFMQQQKMLMYVFPVMFAFFGINFPVGVLVYWLTTNMWTMGQQMYVIRNNPTPGSKAQAAHLERLQKHVTQHGRTRSRGERAIVKAIVAKGRDRNEFERKFINGLNKAGLAAQPDGTVTKGVNPELAETEDGTPAATAKRQQPKRQSKSQRQSGARSAGGSEPETPTTSLIKSDEPDDAKPAGGAAKQAASKPASGTRSKAQSGQRKGPQRPKSPSKK; translated from the coding sequence GTGGACACGATTGCCAGCATTTTCAGCTTCATCACGACACCCGTTTCCTGGGTCATCGTCCAGTTCCACAGTGTGTACGGCGCGATCTTCGGCCCTGACACCGGCTGGGCCTGGGGCTTGTCCATCGTGTCCCTGGTGATCCTGATCCGCATCTGCCTGATCCCGCTCTTCGTGAAGCAGATCAAGGCGACCCGGGCCATGCAGACGCTGCAGCCCGAGATGAAGAAGATCCAGGAGCGCTACAAGAACGACAAGCAGCGCCAGTCCGAAGAGATGATGAAGCTGTACAAGGAGACGGGCACCAACCCGCTCTCCTCGTGCCTTCCCATCCTGGCGCAGTCTCCGTTCTTCTTCGCCCTGTACCACGTCCTGAACGGCATCGCCTCGGGCGACAAGATCGGGGTCATCAACGCCGAACTGCTGGAGAGTGCCCGGAAGGCGCACATCTTCGGCGCTCCGCTGGCCTCGAAGTTCATGGACAGTTCGAGCAAGGTCGAGGCCCTCGGCGCCTCGATCACGGACGTCCGGGTCATCACCGCGATCATGATCGTCCTCATGTCGGCGTCGCAGTTCTACACACAGCGCCAGCTGATGCTGAAGAACGTCGACACCACGGTGAAGACCCCGTTCATGCAGCAGCAGAAGATGCTGATGTACGTCTTCCCGGTCATGTTCGCCTTCTTCGGCATCAACTTCCCCGTCGGTGTCCTCGTCTACTGGCTGACCACCAACATGTGGACCATGGGCCAGCAGATGTACGTCATCCGCAACAACCCGACGCCGGGCAGCAAGGCGCAGGCCGCTCACCTGGAGCGCCTCCAGAAGCACGTCACGCAGCACGGCAGGACCCGCAGCCGCGGTGAGCGTGCCATCGTGAAGGCCATCGTCGCCAAGGGCCGCGACCGCAACGAGTTCGAGCGCAAGTTCATCAACGGTCTCAACAAGGCGGGCCTCGCTGCCCAGCCCGACGGCACGGTGACGAAGGGCGTGAACCCGGAGCTCGCCGAGACCGAGGACGGTACGCCCGCCGCCACCGCCAAGCGTCAGCAGCCCAAGCGCCAGAGCAAGTCCCAGCGTCAGTCCGGCGCCAGGTCGGCGGGGGGTTCCGAGCCGGAGACCCCGACGACGTCGCTGATCAAGTCCGACGAGCCCGACGACGCCAAGCCGGCCGGAGGAGCCGCCAAGCAGGCCGCCTCCAAGCCCGCGTCCGGTACCCGCAGCAAGGCCCAGTCCGGACAGCGCAAGGGTCCGCAGCGTCCCAAGTCCCCGTCCAAGAAGTAA
- the yidD gene encoding membrane protein insertion efficiency factor YidD, which produces MKYPLLALIKLYQWTISPLLGPVCKYYPSCSHYGHTAIDRHGAVKGTALTAWRILRCNPWSLGGVDHVPPRKRPRWHEMLRNTWHARKGGTSAAGAAIGGQNPSSPAAETPSHVQGA; this is translated from the coding sequence ATGAAGTACCCGCTGCTGGCTCTGATCAAGCTGTACCAGTGGACGATCAGTCCGCTGCTCGGGCCCGTGTGCAAGTACTACCCGTCGTGCTCCCACTACGGCCATACGGCCATCGACCGGCACGGTGCGGTCAAGGGGACGGCACTGACCGCCTGGCGCATCCTGCGGTGCAACCCGTGGTCGCTCGGCGGTGTGGACCATGTCCCCCCGCGCAAGCGCCCGCGGTGGCACGAAATGCTGCGCAACACCTGGCATGCACGCAAGGGCGGGACCTCCGCCGCCGGCGCGGCCATCGGGGGACAGAATCCTTCGAGTCCGGCCGCCGAGACCCCGTCCCATGTCCAAGGAGCATGA